In Thiospirochaeta perfilievii, a single window of DNA contains:
- a CDS encoding DUF952 domain-containing protein: MIYHLINKEKWNKVKSKVYYRPKSVDREGYIHCSYDDQLLKVAESFHRGEEGLLVLCINEQFLGDMLRSEDLFNLNEKYPHVYGELPIKSIEKVVPLEVNESGDFIKPNLESISTLVVEQGEWT, translated from the coding sequence ATGATTTATCACTTAATTAACAAAGAAAAATGGAATAAAGTAAAATCAAAGGTTTATTATAGACCAAAATCTGTGGATAGAGAGGGGTATATTCATTGTTCATATGATGATCAACTACTAAAAGTTGCTGAATCCTTTCATCGTGGGGAAGAGGGTCTACTTGTTCTTTGTATAAATGAACAGTTCTTAGGTGATATGCTAAGAAGTGAAGATCTATTTAATTTAAATGAAAAATATCCCCATGTATACGGTGAGCTTCCAATTAAATCTATAGAGAAAGTTGTTCCTTTAGAGGTAAATGAAAGTGGTGACTTTATCAAACCTAACTTAGAATCTATATCTACTCTTGTTGTAGAGCAGGGAGAATGGACTTAA
- the lnt gene encoding apolipoprotein N-acyltransferase, which produces MLLFALSFPGYFNSDGLAFLSFLVPIPLYVLVGRINYKESVLYGFTYGSGSYLLFNYWLKSFDPVSFSVLPTIIGSYYLLLFLLLKFIYNNFKRFTYIPLTLSWLAFEIFKGENIIGYTYGTIAHSMYKTHIFTGISDITGVYVLSLLIIYPGVFISFLIIRGKNSISSRELKLNIIIYFLILSSSIIYTLINRVDYSKSDTIRTSLVQHNIDSWATGSNQVYKETLDELINLSNRSRDLEPELIIWSETAFVPALEWHKKHKKNMFRFNLVERLEKYISDYNTDFIFGANETIGLEEGEQVFYNSAYNYSPNEKTEKYRKNVLVPFTERFPFPNLLPWLHSYIKSIGGKDLTPGEEVNNFNVNQYNLTPLICYEDTFGYQVRKGISSGGDLIVNMTNDAWSSEEACSKQHLSAALFRSIENRRSFIRVGTGGYSCVIDPNGKILVSIPVLTKGELTYDVPVYNDKTTFYTKYGGVVQYILLSILIILILSRPIKSILPALQQE; this is translated from the coding sequence ATTTTATTATTTGCTCTCTCTTTTCCTGGATATTTCAATTCGGATGGTTTAGCTTTTCTCTCATTTTTAGTTCCTATACCACTATATGTTCTTGTAGGTCGGATTAATTACAAAGAGTCCGTACTATATGGTTTTACATACGGATCTGGCTCCTATTTACTATTTAATTATTGGCTGAAATCCTTTGATCCGGTCTCTTTCTCTGTATTACCAACAATAATAGGTAGCTACTATCTATTACTTTTTCTACTATTAAAGTTTATATACAATAATTTTAAAAGATTTACATATATTCCCCTAACCCTTTCATGGCTTGCTTTTGAAATATTTAAGGGTGAGAATATAATTGGCTATACCTATGGAACAATAGCTCATTCCATGTACAAAACACATATTTTTACTGGAATAAGTGATATAACAGGAGTATATGTACTCTCATTACTTATAATCTATCCTGGGGTCTTTATTTCTTTTTTAATTATTAGAGGAAAGAATAGTATAAGTAGTAGAGAGTTAAAATTAAATATAATAATCTACTTTTTAATTCTATCATCTTCTATAATTTACACTTTAATAAACAGAGTAGATTATTCAAAATCAGATACAATTAGAACATCATTAGTTCAACATAATATCGATAGTTGGGCAACTGGTAGCAACCAAGTCTATAAAGAAACCCTAGATGAGTTAATAAACCTAAGTAATAGAAGTAGAGATTTAGAACCGGAATTAATAATCTGGTCTGAAACTGCTTTTGTTCCAGCCTTAGAGTGGCATAAAAAACATAAAAAGAATATGTTTAGATTTAACCTTGTGGAAAGACTAGAGAAGTATATAAGTGACTACAATACAGATTTTATCTTCGGAGCTAATGAAACAATAGGTTTAGAAGAGGGTGAACAGGTATTTTATAATAGTGCATACAACTACTCTCCTAATGAAAAAACTGAAAAATATAGAAAGAATGTCTTAGTACCATTTACCGAAAGGTTTCCATTCCCTAATCTACTCCCGTGGCTACACAGCTACATAAAGAGTATAGGAGGAAAGGATCTAACACCAGGGGAAGAAGTTAACAACTTTAATGTGAACCAATACAACCTTACTCCACTTATTTGTTACGAAGATACCTTTGGGTATCAAGTAAGGAAAGGGATTTCTTCTGGTGGAGACCTAATAGTAAATATGACAAATGATGCTTGGAGTTCTGAAGAAGCTTGTAGCAAACAACATCTATCTGCAGCTCTTTTTAGAAGCATAGAGAACAGAAGATCATTTATTAGGGTTGGAACAGGAGGATACTCTTGTGTTATAGACCCTAATGGTAAAATTTTAGTTTCAATCCCAGTTCTAACAAAGGGAGAACTTACATACGACGTCCCTGTCTATAATGATAAAACCACATTTTATACAAAATATGGCGGTGTAGTTCAATATATTCTACTATCAATATTAATTATACTTATATTAAGTAGGCCTATTAAGTCCATTCTCCCTGCTCTACAACAAGAGTAG
- the lnt gene encoding apolipoprotein N-acyltransferase, translated as MISFIKKHLVIVLLLSLSILLFSLSFPGYFNMYGVAFLSFIALIPMFLVIFRLNYLEAFIYGFIFGLLKYQVFNFWFKDFDPAAYAVAPGIHGFYFLLLFPLIKFLYKRFPKHGYIPILFAWFSYEVFKSTNVVGFSYGVLSQTMYKTHLFTGVADIVGSYALSLLIVFPGLLFAFLFSKRESVNKKDWVIPGAIYIGIMCFSIIYTQLSKIDYSKSETLRVTLVQHNLNCWLSTSNPSLYIQAYDHLEALSIEGEEQESEVIIWPETAFVPAIEWHKKYRPANERERYDLITRMERYLSTTNALYIIGNNESFNIDRDKNYNSAYLFKKDKIVDKYRKINLVPFTEQFPYPDKFPWLFEYVNKLGATQITPGEKQTLFDLNGVKATVLICYEDAFPDLPREGVLKGSNLLVNITNDAWTQYSATPLQHLSAAVMRSIETRRSLVRSGTSGFTGVIDPNGKIVASLPLFVKDELTYDVPIYNGHITFYTKFGKFMDNLGYIGLFIALILSLIRKFKVK; from the coding sequence ATGATTTCTTTTATTAAAAAACATTTAGTGATAGTTTTATTGTTATCATTATCTATATTACTATTTTCTTTATCTTTTCCAGGCTATTTCAATATGTATGGGGTAGCCTTTTTAAGTTTTATAGCTCTTATACCAATGTTTTTGGTTATCTTTAGACTAAACTACTTAGAGGCTTTTATATATGGTTTTATATTTGGTCTACTTAAATATCAAGTATTTAATTTCTGGTTTAAAGATTTTGACCCAGCAGCATATGCTGTTGCCCCAGGGATACATGGATTCTATTTTCTTCTACTCTTCCCATTAATTAAATTCCTATATAAAAGGTTCCCGAAACATGGTTATATACCAATACTTTTTGCTTGGTTTAGTTACGAGGTTTTTAAAAGTACCAATGTAGTAGGGTTTTCCTATGGAGTTCTTTCTCAAACCATGTATAAAACACACCTATTTACTGGAGTTGCTGACATTGTAGGAAGTTATGCTTTGTCACTATTAATAGTTTTCCCAGGACTACTATTCGCTTTTTTATTTTCAAAACGAGAGAGTGTTAATAAAAAAGATTGGGTTATTCCAGGAGCTATTTATATTGGAATAATGTGTTTTTCAATCATTTATACCCAATTAAGTAAGATTGATTATTCTAAATCAGAAACTTTAAGAGTAACTCTTGTTCAGCACAACCTAAACTGCTGGCTATCAACTTCCAATCCATCCCTATATATTCAAGCTTATGACCACTTAGAAGCTCTAAGTATAGAAGGAGAAGAACAAGAGTCAGAGGTAATTATCTGGCCAGAGACAGCCTTTGTTCCTGCAATAGAGTGGCACAAAAAATATCGGCCTGCGAATGAAAGAGAAAGATATGATCTTATTACTAGAATGGAGAGATATTTAAGTACAACAAATGCACTTTATATTATTGGTAATAATGAATCTTTTAATATAGATAGGGACAAAAACTATAATAGCGCTTATCTATTTAAAAAGGATAAAATTGTTGATAAATACAGAAAGATTAACCTAGTTCCATTTACAGAACAATTCCCATATCCAGATAAATTTCCATGGTTATTTGAGTATGTTAATAAATTAGGAGCTACGCAGATAACACCAGGAGAGAAACAAACACTGTTTGACTTAAATGGAGTAAAAGCTACAGTTCTTATATGTTATGAGGATGCATTTCCAGACCTACCTAGAGAAGGTGTACTAAAAGGTAGTAATCTATTGGTGAATATAACTAACGATGCATGGACACAGTATAGTGCAACTCCACTACAGCACCTTTCTGCCGCAGTTATGCGAAGTATAGAGACAAGAAGAAGTTTAGTCCGATCAGGGACTTCTGGATTTACAGGTGTAATCGATCCAAATGGTAAAATAGTGGCTTCACTACCTCTATTTGTAAAAGATGAATTAACCTATGATGTTCCAATTTATAATGGACATATTACCTTTTATACCAAGTTTGGTAAGTTTATGGATAATTTAGGATACATAGGATTATTCATAGCCCTAATTTTATCATTAATCAGGAAATTTAAGGTAAAATGA
- a CDS encoding DUF2569 family protein, whose protein sequence is MNKTERKNNLGGLLVLAVISFAITAIVSFSTVSKIVLPFDFNKTWLEISNLSLDSYNKGWINFVYFNFFSIIFIILLSITLFLLFTKQSRFFPTALVIYFTVRLLLLAFTFYFQTVTKGPLAPTLIEVLSATFRALFIPGIWIPYILLSDKSEEIFIY, encoded by the coding sequence ATGAATAAAACAGAGAGAAAGAACAACCTTGGAGGATTATTAGTATTAGCGGTAATATCCTTTGCAATTACAGCTATAGTCTCCTTTAGTACTGTATCTAAAATAGTTTTACCTTTTGACTTTAACAAAACTTGGCTTGAGATTAGTAATTTATCTTTAGATTCTTATAATAAGGGATGGATAAATTTTGTATATTTTAATTTCTTCTCTATAATTTTTATAATATTATTAAGCATAACTCTTTTTTTACTATTTACTAAACAATCGAGGTTTTTTCCTACTGCACTTGTTATATATTTCACGGTAAGACTTCTACTTTTAGCTTTTACATTCTACTTCCAAACTGTAACAAAGGGACCATTAGCACCAACTCTTATAGAGGTATTATCCGCAACTTTTAGAGCTCTATTTATACCTGGAATATGGATACCATATATTTTATTATCGGATAAATCAGAAGAAATTTTTATCTATTAA
- a CDS encoding sigma 54-interacting transcriptional regulator — protein sequence MMNHVNDGIGESTQFLDFQQCISRAAKIDRPVLFIGERGSGKELAASRLHYLSNRWDKPFITLNCAALNPNLIETELFGHTQGAYTGAGTKRKGRFEEANEGTLFLDEIGLLPMEVQSKILRVVEYGVFEMVGSSTPIKTNVRIIGATNANLKEMARNGKFKADLLDRLSFEVLFLPPLRERKKDIMLLASHFASRIANELELEGVIEFSDNVIKQIHDYKWPGNIRELKNVIERAVYTSETNFIKSIKLDPFENPYITEEPTYLDNRDIVLKNFKDDIRQMEIDYLLEALKKSENRQKEAAELLNITYDQFRGLYRKYKNEIR from the coding sequence ATGATGAACCATGTAAATGATGGAATTGGAGAATCGACCCAATTTTTAGACTTTCAGCAATGTATAAGTAGAGCTGCAAAAATAGATAGACCTGTTCTTTTTATTGGAGAGAGAGGATCGGGGAAAGAGTTAGCCGCCTCCCGTCTTCACTATCTCTCAAATAGATGGGATAAACCATTTATTACACTAAATTGTGCCGCTCTAAATCCAAACCTAATTGAAACAGAACTTTTTGGACATACACAAGGCGCCTATACAGGGGCAGGAACAAAAAGAAAGGGAAGGTTTGAAGAAGCCAATGAAGGAACTCTTTTTCTTGATGAAATTGGACTACTACCTATGGAAGTACAATCTAAAATTCTTAGAGTTGTAGAGTATGGAGTCTTTGAAATGGTTGGAAGTTCTACACCAATAAAAACTAATGTACGAATAATAGGCGCTACTAATGCAAATCTAAAAGAGATGGCACGTAACGGTAAGTTCAAAGCGGATCTTCTTGATAGACTATCCTTTGAGGTGTTATTTCTACCTCCCCTAAGAGAGAGAAAAAAAGACATAATGCTACTTGCAAGCCACTTTGCGAGTCGAATAGCCAATGAATTAGAATTAGAAGGTGTAATAGAATTCTCCGACAATGTAATAAAACAGATACACGACTATAAATGGCCAGGGAATATTCGGGAGTTAAAAAATGTAATAGAGAGGGCTGTATATACAAGTGAGACTAATTTTATAAAGAGCATCAAACTTGATCCCTTTGAAAATCCATATATAACAGAAGAGCCTACTTATCTAGATAATAGAGATATTGTTTTAAAAAACTTTAAAGATGATATACGCCAAATGGAGATAGATTATTTACTTGAAGCTTTAAAAAAGAGTGAAAACAGACAAAAAGAAGCTGCAGAATTACTAAATATTACCTATGATCAGTTTCGAGGACTATATAGAAAGTATAAAAATGAGATCCGATAA
- a CDS encoding PspA/IM30 family protein — translation MGIFKRTRDIISANVNSMLDHAENPEAMINQIVRELELAISDLKCSCANKLADKKGLDRGVIDLEKQVKRWEERAELAIESKKDDLAKEALREKNMAVNKLEQMKSDLTRIDTDVELCKEQVIQLEEKLVEMVNKKKDLLSRVSRAEEKNYTNTVINKASGVDVLEKFSRFESKIERMEAEAEIFTSSTDRKFEEMEQDSKIDEELAALKAKLKEKK, via the coding sequence ATGGGTATTTTTAAAAGAACAAGAGATATTATTTCAGCAAATGTTAATTCAATGTTAGATCATGCAGAAAATCCAGAAGCAATGATTAATCAAATTGTTAGAGAGCTAGAGTTAGCAATATCTGACCTTAAGTGTAGTTGTGCTAATAAATTAGCGGATAAAAAAGGATTAGATAGAGGTGTTATCGATTTAGAAAAGCAGGTTAAAAGATGGGAAGAGAGGGCTGAGTTAGCAATTGAAAGTAAAAAAGATGACTTAGCTAAAGAGGCTTTAAGAGAGAAAAATATGGCTGTAAACAAGCTAGAGCAAATGAAATCTGATTTAACAAGAATTGATACAGATGTGGAGCTATGTAAAGAGCAGGTTATACAGTTAGAAGAAAAATTAGTAGAAATGGTAAATAAGAAAAAAGATCTACTATCTAGGGTGTCTAGAGCGGAAGAAAAAAATTATACTAATACTGTAATCAATAAAGCTAGTGGAGTGGATGTTTTAGAGAAGTTTTCAAGATTTGAATCAAAAATTGAGAGAATGGAAGCCGAAGCTGAGATTTTTACTTCATCAACAGATCGGAAATTTGAAGAGATGGAACAGGATAGTAAAATTGATGAGGAACTTGCTGCGTTAAAGGCTAAACTTAAAGAGAAGAAATAA
- a CDS encoding PspA/IM30 family protein — MGVFNRVKDIVTANINALLDKAEDPSKMLRLMIQEMEDTIIDLKSSCAAQLAEKKTMQRQLNEADSKTEQWSNRATLALEKGREDLAKEALIEKRNWSDKKTSLNKHFETLSVNVDLSREDIIKLEKKLISVKAKYKELSLRSMQAEESQKINQYKSFSKIEEMERQVDRMEAKFDIDSMTSSSLEDEFSKLEGNNSIDDELEILKNKLKKGE; from the coding sequence ATGGGTGTATTTAATCGGGTTAAAGATATAGTTACTGCAAATATAAATGCTCTTCTAGATAAAGCTGAAGATCCATCAAAAATGCTAAGATTGATGATCCAGGAGATGGAAGATACTATTATCGATCTTAAATCTTCCTGTGCAGCTCAGTTAGCAGAGAAAAAAACAATGCAGAGACAGCTTAATGAGGCTGATTCAAAAACTGAACAGTGGTCTAATAGAGCAACACTAGCATTAGAGAAGGGTAGAGAAGATTTAGCAAAAGAGGCTTTAATAGAGAAGAGGAACTGGAGTGATAAAAAAACTTCTCTAAACAAGCATTTTGAGACACTAAGTGTTAATGTAGATCTGTCAAGGGAAGATATTATTAAACTTGAAAAGAAACTTATTAGCGTTAAGGCAAAATATAAAGAGTTATCATTAAGATCAATGCAGGCTGAAGAGAGTCAAAAAATTAATCAATATAAATCCTTCTCTAAAATTGAAGAGATGGAGAGACAGGTTGATAGAATGGAAGCAAAATTTGATATTGATTCAATGACATCTAGTTCACTAGAAGATGAATTTTCTAAATTGGAAGGGAATAATTCAATAGATGATGAATTAGAGATATTAAAAAATAAATTAAAAAAAGGGGAGTAG
- a CDS encoding PspC domain-containing protein: MSKGKLYRSSNGKFMGVCAGLANWLRMDVGLVRLGFIITSFMTGGVVFFIYLALGIFLPIDDCIESESIFDKVRTEYSGSSKKGSRRSGFRGGVTVEDVRDEFNNLKSRVSKMEDSVFNKERDWDNRFKNS, translated from the coding sequence ATGAGTAAGGGTAAATTATATAGAAGTTCAAATGGAAAATTTATGGGTGTTTGTGCTGGCCTTGCTAATTGGTTACGTATGGACGTAGGATTAGTTCGTTTAGGTTTTATCATAACATCTTTTATGACAGGTGGAGTTGTATTTTTTATATACTTGGCATTAGGGATTTTCCTACCTATAGACGATTGCATAGAGTCTGAATCCATTTTTGATAAAGTTAGAACAGAGTACTCCGGAAGTAGTAAAAAGGGGTCTAGGCGATCAGGTTTTAGAGGTGGTGTTACTGTAGAGGATGTAAGGGATGAATTTAACAATCTTAAGTCTAGAGTAAGCAAGATGGAAGACTCTGTTTTTAATAAAGAGAGAGATTGGGATAATAGGTTTAAAAATAGTTGA
- the thrS gene encoding threonine--tRNA ligase, producing MKITFPDGKISEFPENSTGYDVALSISEGLTRSSAAIKVNGVIQDLTTPITMDSEISIVTFKEKEGLDVLRHSAAHVMALAVKRLYPESKLAFGPATDDGFYYDFDDIQITEDDIKKIEDEVKKIVKEKVTFNRHEVSREEALNIFKDEPYKIQRINDLGADEVITYYQSGDLIDLCRGPHLPNSGSIKAFKVIRLAGAYWKGDSNNKMLTRVYGTAFSDKKDLKEYLDMRAKAEANDHNKLGRELDLFITDKRVGKGLPLLTPRGTTLKRTLVRFIEDEEISRGYEHTATPFMATRELYQTSGHWNLYKDGMFILGDKDNEDPNEEILSLRPMTCPHQYIIYNRKPHTYKELPKLYGETSTLFRNEASGSMHGLIRVRQFTLSEGHIMCRPDQIEEEFEKVLDLISYVMKTLDLTDYTYRFSKWDPNNTDKYINNPAAWEESQAILKRILDRSGMPYTEEEGEAAFYGPKLDIQMKNVWGKEDTVITVQLDYALAERFDMKYIDKDGSEKRPVIIHRTSIGCYERTMALLIEQYGGRFPFWLAPEQIKILTINDACHPAAEALKVKLLRAGLKADVDSRSETLKKKVRTAQLMQIPVILTIGEKEIENDTVSIRTLDGNVVHDVKVDDFISRCLELDRLRSLETSFTK from the coding sequence ATGAAAATTACATTCCCAGATGGAAAAATTAGTGAGTTCCCAGAGAACTCAACAGGTTATGATGTAGCACTTTCTATTTCTGAAGGTCTAACAAGAAGTTCTGCTGCCATAAAAGTTAACGGTGTTATACAAGATTTAACTACTCCTATAACCATGGATTCAGAAATTTCAATTGTGACTTTTAAAGAAAAAGAAGGATTAGATGTATTAAGACACTCAGCTGCCCATGTTATGGCTTTAGCTGTGAAAAGATTATATCCAGAATCTAAGCTAGCATTTGGTCCAGCGACTGATGATGGTTTTTATTATGACTTTGATGATATTCAAATAACAGAAGATGATATTAAAAAGATTGAAGATGAAGTTAAAAAAATCGTTAAAGAGAAGGTTACATTTAATAGGCATGAGGTTTCAAGGGAAGAAGCTTTGAATATATTCAAAGATGAACCATATAAAATCCAACGAATAAATGATCTAGGTGCTGATGAAGTTATTACATATTATCAGTCAGGTGATTTAATAGATCTTTGTCGAGGCCCTCATTTGCCTAATAGTGGGTCTATAAAGGCGTTCAAAGTAATTAGATTAGCTGGAGCATACTGGAAGGGGGACTCTAATAATAAGATGTTAACTAGGGTGTATGGTACAGCATTTAGTGATAAAAAAGATTTAAAAGAGTATCTTGATATGCGGGCTAAGGCTGAGGCAAATGACCACAATAAACTTGGAAGAGAGCTGGATCTATTTATTACAGATAAAAGGGTTGGAAAGGGATTACCTCTATTAACTCCTAGGGGAACAACTCTTAAAAGAACATTAGTACGTTTTATAGAGGATGAAGAGATCTCAAGGGGTTATGAACACACTGCTACACCTTTTATGGCTACTAGAGAGTTATATCAAACTTCTGGACACTGGAATCTTTATAAGGATGGGATGTTTATTTTAGGTGATAAAGATAATGAAGATCCAAATGAAGAAATTTTATCACTACGTCCAATGACATGCCCACACCAATATATTATTTACAATAGAAAACCACATACATATAAGGAGTTACCGAAGTTATACGGTGAAACATCTACTCTGTTCAGAAATGAAGCATCTGGTAGTATGCATGGTCTTATTAGGGTTAGGCAATTTACCCTATCAGAAGGGCATATAATGTGTAGACCTGATCAGATTGAAGAAGAGTTTGAGAAGGTATTAGACCTTATTTCATATGTTATGAAAACTCTAGATTTAACTGATTATACTTATAGGTTTAGTAAATGGGACCCTAATAATACTGATAAGTACATAAACAATCCTGCCGCATGGGAAGAGTCTCAAGCTATTTTAAAGAGAATATTAGATAGATCAGGCATGCCTTATACTGAGGAAGAGGGCGAGGCAGCTTTTTATGGTCCTAAGTTAGATATTCAGATGAAAAATGTATGGGGTAAGGAAGATACGGTAATAACAGTTCAGTTAGACTACGCTTTAGCTGAGAGATTTGATATGAAGTATATTGATAAAGATGGATCTGAAAAGAGACCAGTAATTATTCATAGAACTTCAATTGGTTGTTACGAAAGAACTATGGCTCTACTTATTGAACAGTATGGAGGGCGATTCCCATTCTGGCTTGCACCAGAGCAGATAAAAATATTAACTATAAACGATGCCTGTCATCCTGCTGCGGAAGCTTTAAAAGTTAAACTTTTAAGAGCTGGCTTAAAGGCTGATGTTGACTCAAGAAGTGAAACTTTAAAGAAAAAGGTTAGAACTGCTCAGTTGATGCAAATTCCAGTAATTTTAACAATTGGAGAGAAGGAGATAGAGAATGATACTGTAAGTATTAGGACTCTAGATGGTAATGTTGTTCATGATGTTAAGGTTGATGATTTTATTTCAAGATGCCTTGAATTAGATAGATTACGGTCCCTGGAGACCTCTTTTACAAAATAG
- a CDS encoding substrate-binding periplasmic protein produces MYRYLIILLFTLITSTSKASSLYDLNDYIFLTEHFPPYNYVEDGVLKGISVDILVEIFKKIGIDKDAKDIIIQPWIRSYIQLENNKNVCLFTMLKSETRKNKFKWVGPTIPNYIVVIGKTSSNIVINTIDDLKKYKIGAIRGDIGEELLREASIPSTYITSVAHPFQLVKMLDSGRIDLWVYGSLPSRWIIKENNLRQGDFKELFPLDNTKGSYFAFNNDTPDEVISLFQQAFDEIVKEGVYDLILNKYLD; encoded by the coding sequence ATGTATAGATACTTGATAATTCTATTATTTACTTTAATTACATCAACCTCTAAAGCTTCATCCCTATATGATTTAAATGATTATATTTTTCTAACTGAGCACTTCCCACCATATAACTATGTTGAAGATGGAGTTCTTAAGGGTATATCTGTGGATATATTAGTCGAGATTTTTAAAAAGATAGGAATTGATAAAGACGCCAAGGATATTATTATTCAACCTTGGATTAGATCATATATACAGTTAGAAAACAATAAAAATGTCTGTCTGTTTACAATGCTTAAATCAGAAACTAGAAAAAATAAATTTAAATGGGTAGGACCAACAATTCCAAACTATATAGTAGTTATAGGAAAAACTAGTAGTAATATTGTAATTAATACAATTGATGACTTAAAAAAATATAAAATTGGTGCAATACGGGGGGATATAGGAGAAGAACTTCTTAGGGAGGCAAGTATTCCATCTACATATATAACTAGTGTTGCACACCCCTTTCAGTTGGTAAAAATGTTAGATTCAGGACGTATTGATTTATGGGTTTATGGTTCTCTGCCAAGTAGATGGATAATTAAAGAGAATAATCTTAGACAAGGAGACTTTAAAGAACTATTTCCCCTAGATAATACTAAAGGTTCTTATTTTGCATTTAATAATGATACTCCTGATGAAGTCATTTCTCTTTTTCAACAAGCTTTTGATGAAATTGTTAAAGAGGGTGTTTATGATCTAATACTAAATAAGTATTTAGATTAA
- the rbsB gene encoding ribose ABC transporter substrate-binding protein RbsB: MKRIILVLLIISMASFSAFSNNQAESDQVKVGLLLSTLDNPFFVEMKEGVEAAAIISGYTLIVLDSQNDPAKELGNMEDLITQGVDVILINPTDSDAVGNAIKMANRQSIPVITLDRGASEGKVATHIASDNVAGGYMAGEFIIELLGGTGKVVELEGIAGTSAARDRGKGFNDAISTSSIEVVARQVADFDRTKGLNVMENIIQAQSEIDAVFAHNDEMALGALKAIEGSGRDIIVVGFDANPDAVRSVSEGGMAATVAQKPYDIGYMGIEAAKKILNSEMLDAYIPVDLQLIKQ; encoded by the coding sequence ATGAAAAGAATTATTTTAGTATTACTAATTATTTCAATGGCAAGTTTTTCAGCTTTTTCTAACAACCAAGCTGAAAGTGATCAAGTTAAGGTAGGACTTCTGCTGTCTACTCTAGATAACCCATTCTTTGTGGAGATGAAAGAGGGAGTAGAAGCAGCTGCAATTATTAGTGGATACACATTAATTGTTCTTGATTCACAGAATGACCCAGCAAAAGAGTTAGGAAATATGGAGGATTTAATTACACAAGGAGTTGATGTAATACTTATAAACCCAACAGATTCCGATGCTGTAGGTAATGCAATCAAAATGGCAAATAGACAATCTATTCCAGTAATTACACTTGATAGAGGTGCTTCGGAAGGTAAGGTTGCAACTCATATAGCTTCTGATAATGTTGCTGGTGGTTATATGGCTGGGGAATTCATTATTGAATTACTTGGAGGTACAGGTAAAGTTGTTGAACTAGAAGGTATTGCAGGAACATCTGCAGCTAGAGATAGAGGTAAAGGATTTAACGATGCAATATCTACTTCATCTATTGAAGTTGTGGCAAGACAAGTTGCAGACTTTGATAGAACCAAGGGATTAAATGTAATGGAAAACATTATACAGGCACAAAGTGAAATTGATGCTGTTTTTGCACATAATGATGAGATGGCTCTTGGAGCATTAAAAGCAATAGAGGGCTCTGGTCGAGATATTATTGTTGTTGGTTTTGATGCAAATCCTGATGCGGTTAGATCTGTTAGTGAAGGTGGAATGGCAGCAACAGTTGCCCAAAAACCATATGATATAGGCTATATGGGAATAGAAGCTGCTAAAAAAATATTAAACAGTGAGATGTTAGATGCTTATATTCCAGTAGACTTACAACTAATAAAACAATAA